Within the Arachis duranensis cultivar V14167 chromosome 10, aradu.V14167.gnm2.J7QH, whole genome shotgun sequence genome, the region TCTGATTTAATTAGCCTACTTGTAAACTGGAAAATGAATAAGGGTATATTTTTCggtataatattatttttctcaaattttctgTTTTGGGTCTGCATATTCTTTTCCTAGTTAAAAGCAGAGCTATCAAAATGAGTCGACTCGATTTGCTCATAAAAATGGATGAGtctaatcaataaaaatacaactcGTTTATAAACGGACCATTTTAAGCGGGTTCAAGTGAATCGGCCATTAGTCTATTGTCTTCTTTTTCAATATATAGTCTTATTGTTGTATaatattaatttcttaactaaATTTTGCAGACTTTAGTTAATTAagtatgaaaaaatatataaatgtatCATAAAATCTTTTGACTCGAACATTaactaaaaaagattttttaacttaataatttaggtttattaaaagataaataataaaaaatgtgcGAAATAAGTCAACTTATTTATTGATCAGCTAGTGTCGAATTCAATTATGGCTCAGCCTAGGTTGATTCGAATTCGGTCGTCCACCCATTTCCCAGGTATAACTAAGGTTCAGTTTTCTCATAATCTAAACTGAAACTACACTAAACTGTTTTAAATAGTCTAAAAACTGAATCAAACTATtttgttagataaaaaattaattttaaaccaGTTTACGATAGTACAATATAAtgtatcaatttaaattagttcataaaaataaaactagttttaattaaaaaaatttatttaaattaatttataaattaaaactagttttaacatataaaaaaataatttttacagtctctttctcttctctctcttcttagaCTATCTATAGTAGAAAATTCATCTCAGTTTCTATTTATGACCCACCtgttataaaaagtaacccgACATCAATTTTTAcgtcataaacagtaaataggaACTTGTTTGATAGGTCGGTGCCTGAACGGGTCGAAGATGCAGTGTATGCGGGGGTGATAGGGGACCTGGATCCGGGTTGCACGTGTGTGATTGGACCTCTTAGGCTAACGttgaaaggagaggaatagagctTCACGACCTCTCGGGTTGATGGAGTGATGAGAGGAGGAGCCACCTGCAAAAGGGATTatgacgctcaagtcagaatcCGTACAAGGTGGCAGAAAAGATGAGGGAGGGTTAGGTGACGTACCTCGAGGGAGGGGTAGGGCCCTCCCTTTATATAGTCTGCAACTAGGACGGGTCCCACAGGAGCAAACTCACCTTTCAAGAAACTTCCTTCCCCGACTGTCATGTACCTCAAGGAGGGGGAGGTGGTGTCTCGAGTTTCCTCTTGGTTCGGATTTTGCATACCCGTCTGATCGGCCGGCCGAACCAGGGTATTGGACCAGCTGGACCGGGCTGGAACAGAACAGAACTCAAAGCATCTTTCTTCTCCATTAGGAGAAACAAACTTTAGTCCTTATTATGatcccacttaattaattaattaaagtaattaaaattaatgttgttactatttttttacaataatgttattaaaatttataaattcaaaactaattcaatattaaaaaatattaaaatagataaCTTGAATTTggttagtattttaaattttataatgtccAATGGTAAACAAATGAAAGTCCCATTTACTATTTGTCTCACAAAAAGTGGAGACTAACGGTTGGAGCAAAATGAAGATGAGTTCCATCACAATTTTCAAAGCAAGCAAAGTCCTGCTCAAAGGGACTtggtttcttttgattttaatcAATAATATTCTAACATGAggcaattaaattaaaaaaaaattgaataatattttattaataaaattaacaatattttaTATAGGGTTAAGTAATATTTTTGTCCCTAAGGTTTGGggtgaaaatcaaaatcgtccccaactttttttatcattaaaatcatcctcaacgttacaaaatattataaaattatcttttttctactttaattttatttttttaccaaattacccttaacaaataataaaaataattaaaaataatattaaaaaattaaaacaacacCTTCCTCCCACCCCCTCACCCCACTCCTGTAACCCTCCACCCCCTTTCTCATGCCCTTCTCTTCAAAACCCCAACCCCAATTCCAACCTCAATTTTTCTTCTCTCCGTTTCCGCCGCCCTACTTATTCGTTTCTAGGGTTCGCCGCCGCCGTCGCGTCGTCATCGGGAGGGGGGACTCCGCCGGCactgtttcttcttctctgACTGCCTCTACTTCTTCTGctgcctcttcttcttcttctgcttcttcttctgcttctgcttgaatttctgtttctgcttgaacttttgtttttggttgagtttatgcttcttcttctgtgattttttaattttttttaatttctattcttttgctgtttttggatttaaaaacTGAAATTGTAGTGGATGattattgaattattgtttATTGAAATTGCTGTGATTATTGAAATTGTTATGCTTCTTCTGTCTctgaattttttgttgatttattttgtaaatgttactgttaatttattttaggacTATTGTTGTtggtgaaaaaaaaagtgtCGTGAATAATAAATGGCTATGGTGGCAGTGGTGATGGTGGTGAGGAAAGGGAGAAGGAGGAGGTGGAAAGGGATTGGGGAAGAGTGAGAAGAGGAAGGGGATTAGGGAAGAGTGAGAAGTTGGAAGGGGATTGGAAAAGAGTGAGAAGAGGAAGGGGAAGAGGGGTAGGTGCCCTCCGGCAGTAGTAATTGCCACAGCGAAGGTGAGAAAAAGAGGGTGACGGTGAAGAGTAGAAGAAAGGGGATTGGGGGAGGGGTGGGGGGAGAGACCGAAGAGATGCTGAGGAGCGCGTGGGGGTGGAGTTTtgctttttttaatattatttttattaataatgaagggtaatttggtcaaaaaatataattgaaatagaaaaggacgattttataacgttttgtaatgttggggatgattttaataacaaaaaaaggttgGAGACGATTTTAATTTTCACCCCAGATCTTAGGAACGATTTTAGTACTTAACCcttctttaaattattaatgaCAATGTCAGagatgacaaaaaaataaaaattattaacagatttttattctgatttttttttattctatcttGTTGTGTTGAGTCTTATGtttaaaaagtttatttttatgtataaaatttgaaatactaACCACATTACAAAACTAGCCGTTACTATATTactgttattattaataaattaatattttgttactcTATATATACTACTTACATATACTTCTATTCTCAcactttcttctactctttttcatcttctttcaaattttatgaaatCAAAGTTCTAATGCTACTATTTTTTGTTCAGAAAAATGAAACTAAATCAACTCAActcttttttcaattacttACAAAACTTTTTTCAAACTTCAAATACCCAACAATCTCAAATCTCAAACTCTCAAATTCTAAATCAAAACTTCACACTACCGAATatatttcaaaatccaaatccacaaaatcttcctaaatttaattttcaagctccttataataatcaatttccTATTTTTCAAccacaaaatcaaaattcacaaataccacattttctattttcatccATATTTAATCCTTCTATTGGAAATATTGCTCCAACATTCTTGCCGTTTTCAACTCAATTCAGTGCATCGAGACATAGCTCATCTAATGTTGGTAGCTCTTCTAGCCCATCCCCTCAGACTCCGATACAATGTAGTCCAAATTCACAATATTCAAATTTTGCCAACCCTCGCGGATTAGATGCTATCGACCTCAATGAAGATGACATTGAAAATTGTAGGCAAGATAGTATTCAACACTGGCAATGGAAAGAGGATGAGATGTTGATCGGTGCATGGTTGAATATTTCAACCGACCCTATAGTTGCATGTAAGAAACGATGGTATAAGATCAACAAAGCAATTGCACAATTTGCTAGTTGCTACGATCAAACTAGTCGAAACATAAGGAGTAGTTCGAATACTGATGATATAAAGGAGTTTTCCTATAAACTTTTGTTTTGTCGATTTGTAGCAAATCGATGATGGTTCGATATCTAGTGATCTGGGAGCGAAACCTACTCCTCTTTGAAGGTACCAGTTTTCTAAAAGTGTATCAAAGTGTCTTCGATTAGACGAATATTGggataaaagataaattaaaatttttaaatcaatgaaagaaacgaaagaaataaagttttcGAAAAGAAAATATGCTGAAATTTGAAAGGGATGcgttgaaattaaaagaaagcagtAAAGTGCCTTCAACTGAGTCAAAGGACTTTGacatgaaaattagaagtgCAGAAATGTAAACTGGACATTGAAATTAAAGGATACTTGAAAGATAAACTTGCTTGAAAAATAAAGTTTACAAGAAGATAAATTGAAAGAGTAAAAAGATGGAAGGAACCCTATAGAAAAGTAACTCAATTGCAGACTCAGGAAATCTCTGGGGATGTGAGTGTGCTTGAGTATTTTCTGAGTTAAAGTTCCAACGCTTATTCCCTAAAaccttttaatatttataatccaCTTTTGTAACTgacaattaattacaaaaatacaacTTTAAATGCATACTCCTCGATAATAGTTCCTGCTCTTTGGCTGATAAATGCTTACTCATAAATTTTTCACATGGGAAATGTCTTCAACTTCTCCACTTACATAACAGCTCAATCTTCTTTTcgaaataacttattcaattacTTCTTTTGAATACTTGACCGACTTGACCTGTTcgatttgataaaatatttcgAAATCAAATCCGCATCGAGTACCTCCAGCCAATGCCTGCACATGCATCTTTTCGAAAACCACTTAAATCTTCGAATTCTTTGCTACTTTGACCTACCTTACCTtagtcaaaaatatttttcgatcAACAATTTTATTCCACACATTATGGTCAGAAATTTACTTTTGAAAGGCATTGGAATATGCTTCGTTTGGAGTAAAAATGGAGAAGCCAACTACCTATACAGAGTGGAGGCTCAAAGAGAACCAAGGTTAGTGCAATTGGAGTATACTCATCCTCATTAAACTCAGAAATACCGTTGGCTGACAAACCCGGTGTGGACTCTCCCGTTCACCCACAAGGATCAaagaaaagcaagcaaaaaagtAAGGGAAAAGCATAAATGTCTGAAGATTTTAGCGAAAAAAATCATCGGTTATTGAAAAACTATCTCTCATGGAAAATATTAAGAATGTTAGAGAAAATGAACTAATGGataggaaaaaagaaagagaagaggagagGGAACATAGATCAAAGATTATGGCAATGAAGGAGAAGGAGTTACAAATTCAAGCagcaatgaaagaacaagaattacaaACTCAAGCggcaatgaaagaacaagaattacaaACTCAAGCggcaatgaaagaacaagaattatAAACTCAGAGGTATATTAAAGAAATTGAGATAAATGCAAAAGAAAGGGAACTGGCAAGGATGGCtaaggaaagagaaagagaaatggATATGCAAATACTTAATGCTGACACGTCTACAATGAGTGAAAAACGACGAGCTCTTCATGATATTGCATGTGAGAAAATAATCACTAAGTGGTTTACTTAATGGTTCCTTGTATTCGTAGAGTTACgtagtatgttcttatttttattgtgtattactGGTATGTGATGTAGTCTGTTTTATTCATTTCTGATGTAACTTTTCAAATTAGTCAATATTATTGTGCCGTTATTGTTTATGAAAGTGACCATTGCAAAACTAGCCATTTTAAATTTAGACAAGACAGAACTATCCGTTAAGTAGCCATTGCAAAACTAGTCGTTAAGTAGCCGTTGAGAAGTAGGTACTTGTTGTAGACATACTTATAATTATCAACTATCAATGACTCTACAACTCTATTTCAACTCTTGTTTCTCACCTTGAAAGAGtactaaaaattacattttaagATATGGCTAGAAATTTTGATGATATGTTTAATGAGGTTTTGTATGGCAAAAGAAGACGGCAAGATAATACACTCATAGATCATTGGATTGGTGAGTGTTTATTCAAagattcagaagaagaagataccGATAGAAGCTCTATCCCAACTCCTCGTACATGGATCAACAGAGATCGAGAAGCAGGACAAGATCGCCTTTTTCAAGATTACTTTGCAGATGAACCGGTGTATAATGCTGACATTTTTCGACGGAGATTTCGAATGAGAAGACATGTGTTCCTTCGGATAGTAGACGCTCTCTCAAACGTCTATCCGTATTTCCAACAGAGGGTTGatgcaactggaagaagaggcttGTCACCACACCAAAAATGCACCGCTGCAATACGGATGTTAGCATATGGCATAGCAACTGATGCTGCTTATGATTATGTGCATATAGGCGAGAGCACTACAATTGAATGCTtgaaaaaatttgttgaaggtgTCATTTCGGTGTTCGAGGATGAATACTTGCGAAAATCATATCTAAATGATGTACAACGCCTGCTACAAATGGCGGAGGGTCGTGGCTTTCGTGGCATGTTGGGTAGCACTGACTACATGCATTGGCAATGGAAAAATTGTCCAAAGGCGTGGAAAAGTATGTACATGAGTGGTTATCGTAGGGTTGCAACCATAGTACTTGAGGTTGTAGCATCTTCAAACCTTTGGATATGGCATGCGTTCTTTGGAGTTTCTGGTTCAAATAACGATATCAACGTGTTAGATCGTTCTCCAGTGTTCGATGATATTCTAAATGACCATACTCCAGAGGTAAATTATACTATTAATGGTAATAATTATACTATGGGATACTATTTAGCAGATGGTATTTATCCTGAATGGGTCACATTTGTCAAATCAATCTCAAAGCCACAAGGGGAGAAATGCAAGTTATTTGCACAATATCAAGAAGGGCAAAGAAAAGATGTGGAACGAGCATTTGGAGTGTTGCAAGCACGCTTTGTAATTATACGTGGTCCAGCTCGCttttggaaaaagaagaagtttgcCAACATAATGAAAGCTTGTATTATATTGCATAATATGATTGTTGATGATGAAAGAGACACTTATGTAGAAAATTTTGCTCAAGACTTATAGTAAGACAATGTTGAAAATGGCTTATCACAACCTCAGTTGGGAGAGGAAGATTTTGCACCGTACCATCAATTTCTCCAAAGAAATGCCCAACTTCAAAATTGACAGCAGCATAGACAATTGAAAGAGGACTTGATTGAATGCATATGGCAATTTCACAATGCTTGTCGTCAACTATagagtttaattatgtttttctttgtattaagtaattttacaaattagtgtaatcccaaattatatattgtgtattattgttacatatgaatttttttaatattaatatcttttaatagtgaattatttttaaatttataaatttaaataatattattgaaaaaatattttaattaattaagtaagaTCACAATagggactaaagttagttctttctaatggagaagagagatatgctttgAGTTTCTATTTACTATTTATGacgtaaaaattaatataaagttactttttatgacaggTGGACCATAAATAGAAATTGGGATAAATTCTTCACTGGAGATGATTTTATAAGTCTCTATTCAAAGGAACTCTTTCATTTCAAAATTGTGCAAAGACTCTCCTTTCTTTCTCTCCAATGGTTAATTTTCTTTGTGTCCGTAAAAGTTTAATAGGaaccaaaatatttaaatttttttgtctaaaaatatataaaaataaataggtcACTCAAagaatttagattttaaaagataagtaACGTTTTTGTATTTTATCAATTAATCGAGGACTTGTTTATcgttttttgtaaaaaaattgattaatattcACTAAAAGAATtagttttttagtattttatttaattgtatcattgcaaatttttctattcCCTTCAAAAACGATTGTAAACAAATCTCGCGAATACAAcctaagaaaaattatttttctttttccgaAATCTAtgtagaaataaataaataataaacaaacacAGCAGCGTAAAGTTCCCGTTCCTGTTCTCAAGGTACGTTTCCGACTCAATTTTCTCCGTTCCTGTTCGATTTTCTTCCCTGTAAGTGCTTTTCTTTCACTGTTCATTGCTTTTCAAGAAGCTTCTTCAGTTCTTATTATAGTTAATATTCACTTTCACTGGGTTCTGGCACTCAAGTTTGGATTCAATTTGTGCTCTTTTTGTTGGTTTTTTATCCATTTCGTGGCGTTTCTCGTTGCTTAATTGCTTATTCCAATGCGTGTTGTTCCCCAATTGGAGCTCTGCCGAGCTGCAATTAGGGTTATTGGTGTTGTCGCCGTCATTTGTTTGCCAATTCCAATTCATTTGGAACGACCTTGtcgtaattgttgattggttgttAACGAATCCAGGAGTTTTTGTTTTTGGAACCTTCTAAATGCAACCACTTGAATTGCAAgctggatttttaattttttatcatttgtttggattttactttgttttgtttgcaTTTGAGTTTTGTCGTTTGGGCAATGAATTTTAGGGAATTTGAAAGAAAGCTTGTGATTTACTTGAGTGATTCTATGGTAAAGTGGGATTTGCGGGTTTCTGTTGCACCTTGTTTACTTGTAGTGATTTAAGTTaggaattttcataaaaatatggAAAGATGGGGAATGGGGCTCCATCTTCCCCCCAGAGGGGATCAGGGCGGGGATGGGGAGGTTTTTGGGGTTCGGGGATGGAGATGGGGAGCAGGGGGGGTCTCTCCTGCGCCCCCTTCCCGCTCGGTTGACATCCCTGCTCATAGAGTGCAGTGTGCACCGTGACCCAATACCAAATTTTATCAAGAATGCTAgaactaaacaaaaaataaaaagaaaaaaaaatctatcttGCTCAACTAAGAAACAAAAAACTAACACTAACATTCAAACAAACAATTTGAGAGCCAGGTCAATCACCATCGATGGATCTAGTTTCTTGTTCTGATTAGTGAGGTTCTTGGCTGGTCCTTTTTATTGCTCCTTTGAGTAGGCTTCGTCTTCCCCCATCTGAagctataataatattattgacttCGACCAAACGTTTCTCTAAGTTTGTTTTGCAAATGATTGTGGCAATGTCTCTTATTTCATTTAATCAGTTCTAGAATATGTTGATAGAAGATTGTCAGAAACTTGTTTTGCTTTCGAGTCTTTGTTTTGACGCTGGTTAGAGATGTAATGCACCCATTTTTCAAACACCtttcttatctgaaatttctagTTACTTTGTCGATTATATTTGGTTTGACTTTAAATTGAATTGATTATTCTATATTTGCATAGTAGGTTGGGGTTTATTATAAGTGAGGAGATTTGTTGTTGattgttttgttgttgttggtggtggtgttgtAAATAAAGAGTATCGAAGATAATAGAGATGGGATTCATAATGGAATTCGCGAGGCACCTGGTACTAAAGATGATGGAGGATCCAGAGGAAAGGGATAAGAAGTTCAGGGAGCATGTCTATGCTGTGAAGGACAGGTGCGCCAAGACCAAGGAGATGTGGAGTCTCCCAATGAGGCCTTATGGCTTTTGGACCTTCGAGCGCCACAACTCTCAGCTTGCTTGGGATGCCCAGATCAGCCAGGTCGAAGGCCGCCGCGACCCCTATGACGATGCCCTCCAACAATTCTCAGGTATCccatcatgaattctcatcacttCCACACTGCCATGATTTAATCAACGTTCTACGTTTGTGCTGCTTAGAATTTGGGATAAACCATTCTTAGGTAGAATTAGAATTAATGTTATGAGACTATTTATCCTAAAAGTTTAAGTTATTCGGTAGATGCACATAAAGAGTTGCGTATCTAACAGTACTTCATTTATGATTtctgtttaataagtgattggATGAGCCCTAAGATGCTGCTCTTAGCAAAATGGCAGTTTACTAACATGCATGGACCATCAAACTTTCTGTAAAACATTAATTCTTTGTATAGACATGCTATGCTATTTGTTATATTGCTGAAAACGTGAAGCTACCTCTCCTGTAATGCCATTTTAGCTACCAGCTTATCCTTTTCCCCTAGTTGGTTTCTTCTCCTAAAAGTTTGGGGAGATGGGTTTATTTTGAGGGTTCTGACTTAGGTTTCTGCATTCgttcatatattttttcttctcttttaaatGCAGGGAAATGAAATTGTCACGGGTTCTTTTGGTGGATAACTGGGAATTCCTCTTATTTCCTTCATTGAATTttctgttctgttttctgacGAAGACATTGCAGGCAGCTGGTTTTGTAATGCTTCAAAAGTTCAAATTGTTATCTGAATAAAGTTTCTTAATATTAACTCTGGTGTTATGTAATACTTTTATCGCCCTTTTAGAATTTACATAATCTTTCACAATTGCACTTCCAGGATGCTTAAACATAATTAACATATGCAACATTTCTAATGTTTTAAaacatgttattttttaatttgacacaTTTTGTGTGTTACTTTAGGTATTGTAGATTTGATA harbors:
- the LOC107468963 gene encoding uncharacterized protein LOC107468963 is translated as MARNFDDMFNEVLYGKRRRQDNTLIDHWIGECLFKDSEEEDTDRSSIPTPRTWINRDREAGQDRLFQDYFADEPVYNADIFRRRFRMRRHVFLRIVDALSNVYPYFQQRVDANGIATDAAYDYVHIGESTTIECLKKFVEGVISVFEDEYLRKSYLNDVQRLLQMAEGRGFRGMLGSTDYMHWQWKNCPKAWKTDGIYPEWVTFVKSISKPQGEKCKLFAQYQEGQRKDVERAFGVLQARFVIIRGPARFWKKKKFANIMKACIILHNMIVDDERDTYVENFAQDL
- the LOC107469007 gene encoding uncharacterized protein LOC107469007; the protein is MGFIMEFARHLVLKMMEDPEERDKKFREHVYAVKDRCAKTKEMWSLPMRPYGFWTFERHNSQLAWDAQISQVEGRRDPYDDALQQFSGK